AAGGGTATGAAGGAGGTTCTTGAGAGTGGTCCATGGTTAGTTAATAATGTTCCTTTTTTCGTGAATCAGTGGGAACCTGGGGTTTGGCTTGAAAAAATTGAACCTGAAAAAGTTCCAATTTGGATTTGCATTCACAATATACCCATTGAACTATGGAGTGGCAGAAGTATAGGTAAACTTGTTAGTGGTATTGGTAGGCCTATGTTGATGGACAAAGTTACTTCAGAGAGATGTTTAAGTAAAAGTGGAAGACTAGGTTTTGCTAGAGTTTTGACTGAAGTCAATGCAGCTGATGACCTTCCTAGCTTTGTTGAATTTTCCTATCCTGTGATTGGTTCTTTTCCAGCCAAAGTGGGTAAACTTGAGGTGACTTATCAATGGAAACCGCCTTTATGCACTCATTGCAAAGTGTTTGGCCACTCTTTTAATACTTGCAAAATTAGGCCTAAAACAGAAGATGAAGTATCTGCACAAGTGTTAAAAGACGCTTTGAAAATCAACAATGATGGTGAAACAGTTGATTTAAATAACCAGTGTGTTGAGGACGCCTCTAAAGTTGTTGGTAAGAAAGGAAGGGTATTTCATAAgttgaattttgataataataaaagtcaatggcagtcaacagaagcaaaaggtatcaagcaaaatgcagttaagaataattatggtattaaagaCAATATTGCTGTGGAGGAAACAAATTGGAATGTGGAATCCCAGAAAAATCGAAATCATAATGTTTTAAGGAAAAGAGATAAAGGGAAGGGCATTGATGGTGAAAGTAATAATAAGACATATTCTAAAGATAGAATTGAAACAAACAATCCTTTTTATGTATTAGTAGATGATGAGGGAAATGGTGATTGATGTTAAGTTTGATAATACTGCTCCGAAATCAGAGTATTCTACATCTTGTTAGTCTCTTACTTTATATCTAGTATAAGTCCTCGAGTTTCGCTCAAATTAGTGTTACTCATGTTATAATCCTCGTTGTATCATttctttatcaataaaattatcttgcttttcaaaaaaaaaaaaaaaaaaaaaaatcataaaatcaaaacATATTTATTTCTCTTGTACACATATTCACCATTGCACCATAACCATCAATACAAACACAAATTGGTTCACATAATTTATCCCTATGTTTTTTTTTTTCATTGCCAACAATTTTTCCATTCACAAATTAAGATGATCTTTCATCTAAAATTCCCATCTTTCATATCAACAGAAACTGCAAAAATTCGAATGATATGAATGCATGATCAACCATATTATATCATCAATTGCATGCTTTAACATTTTtgcttttgaaaattttgaaacttTAGGGTTTTGGAGAACAAGAAATGGGACAAAAATCCTTGATATACAGCTTTGTGGCTCGAGGGACGGTAATCCTTGCTGAGTATACCGAATTCAAGGGAAATTTTACAACCGTTGCGAGCCAATGTCTTCAAAAACTTCCTGAAAATAGCAACCGTTTTACGTATAATTGTGATGGCTATACTTTCAATTACCTTATTGATAATGGATATGGTGAGTAATTATCCTTTCTATTTTGTTATATTTGTGTGTCAATCACAAAATACTACCTTACGTTTTGTATTACCATTTACCTACGTTCTTGATGCAATTATTGTAACATCATTATTACGTTAATTGCATCAGAATTACATACAATGGTAGGAAAAACTATGTTGTGAAAACGGCCGAGGTTTTCATTGTTCAGGTTACCCGGGCCAATCTTTTTTCCtcggatttttttattttttattttttttattttttttacattttggTTTGATTAAGCCAGTATTATCCTGAAACAAGTGAAGTCTACATGTCTTGCAAAGAATAAATTTGACCATCGTTAATGTTATTAGAAAAAATTCGGTACCAATTGGTTTGTTATAAATCAGATAATAGTAGGTATAAATGCATGCTTTTGGGAGAACCTAAATGCATAAGGTTAGAATTATGCATTTACTTAACCTTTATATGCTGGTTTGTTGCAGTATTTTGCATCGTTGCAGTCGAGTCTGCTGGCAGGAACCTTCCAATAGGGTTTTTAGAACGTATTAAGGACGACTTTAATAAGAAATATGCAGGCGGGAAAGCTTCAACTGCTGCTGCCAAGAGCTTAAGCAAATCATTTGGGtacttaaatttatatttatacacGATTTAATTCAAGTGTTTAGTATTTTTGGTGATGTTTTTAGTGGAATTTGGTGTATTTTAGGCCAAAAATGAAGGAGCAGATGGTATACTGTGCTACTCATCCTGAAGAGATCGATAAGATTGCTAAGGTGAAAGCGCAGGTTTCTGAAGTTAAGGGTGTTATGATGGATAACATTGAGAAGGTAATCTTCACTAGTAGGgaatgttttttatttttattttttatttttatttttaagaatAGTACTAGTAGGAATACATCCGGTTTAGGTAAATTTTGTTGATGGTATCGTACGTTGTGATTATGTACGGTGATCAAGATAGTAAAAAGTGAGGTGTGTGCAGGTACTTGATCGTGGAGAGAAGATTGAACTGTTGGTCGATAAAACTGACAACCTTCGCAATCAGGTTTGTGTAACATAACCAAATTGTTCTGTTAACAGCCATAAGTTCAAAAATAAAATTTCCCATAAAAAAATGTAACCGCTATGTACAATACTTTTTTGTATTTTAATGACAGCCCTAGGGGTTGTCGTTAATAATTGTTAAAAAAATccttgttgatgaatgatgatataTAGTTTATACGTCCGCCAACTTATGTTTCTTGACCAGAAACCTATTTTGCCACCTCTAATAATTACCACTAGGGAATTTTCAACATGTATATACTTTCGACACATGCCAACAGTTAACTGACACTAAATTT
This genomic stretch from Rutidosis leptorrhynchoides isolate AG116_Rl617_1_P2 chromosome 11, CSIRO_AGI_Rlap_v1, whole genome shotgun sequence harbors:
- the LOC139876643 gene encoding putative vesicle-associated membrane protein 726, which translates into the protein MGQKSLIYSFVARGTVILAEYTEFKGNFTTVASQCLQKLPENSNRFTYNCDGYTFNYLIDNGYVFCIVAVESAGRNLPIGFLERIKDDFNKKYAGGKASTAAAKSLSKSFGPKMKEQMVYCATHPEEIDKIAKVKAQVSEVKGVMMDNIEKVLDRGEKIELLVDKTDNLRNQANDFKKQGTKMKRKMWIQNMKIKLIVFSIIIVLILLIILSICNNLRCF